TGGAGATGAAAGGTTGTGAGGTGGGGATGTTGAAGTATGCGGTGTACAATAACCAGCCCAAAATCACGTTCTTTTGCGATAATCTGGATGTCGTCAAGTGGGTGAATGACCTCTTGGTTATACCCGACACGCCGATGCACAATCATGTCAGAAAAATGTTGGTCATAGTCGGGAGAGTCAGAAATCAGATGGTTGTCAAAGGCACTGTATTCACTGTTGCTCATGTGTATGGACACTGGAACCAAGTGGCACACAATCTTGCGCAACATGGTATTAGGAAAAGAGTTGACTTCATAAACTATGAAAGCCCCCCAAATGACATTATTAATGAAAATGGAGATTGGTTACATGGTTTCGCTATGAGGATCAAAAAGAGATGGATGAGTGAGTATGGGGAGATGAAAGGCTGTGAGGTGGGGATGTTGAAGTATGCGATGTACAATAACCAGCCCAAAATAACGCTCTTTTGCGATAATCTGGATGTCGTCAAGTGGGTGAATGACCTCTTGGTTATACCCGACACGCCGGTGCACAATCATGTCAGAAAATTGTTGGTCATAGTCGGGAGAGTCAGAAAGCAGATGACTGTCAAAGGCACTGTATTCACTGTTGCACATGTGTATGGTCACTGGAACCAAGTGACACACAATCTTGCGCAACATGGTATTAGGAAAAGAGTTGACTTCGCAAACAATGAAAGCCCCCAAATGACATTATTAATGAAAATGGAGATTGGTTACATGGTTTCGCTATGAGAATCAAAAAAAGATGGATGATTGAGTATGGGGAGATGAAAGGCTGTGAGGTGGGGATGTTGAAGTATGCGATGTACAATAATCAGCCCAAAATCACGCTCTTTTGCGATAATCTGGATGTCGTAAAGTAGGTGAATGACCTCTTGGTTATACCTGACACGCCGGTGCACAATCATGTCAGAAAATTGTTGGTCATAGTCGGGAAAGTCAGAAAGCAGATGACTGTCAAAGGCACTGTTTTCACTGTTGCTCATGTGTACGGACACTGGAACCAAGTGGCACACAATCTTGCGCAACATGGTATTAGGAAAAGAGTTCACTTCGCAAACTAAGAAACCCCCCAAATGACATTATTAATGAAAATGGAGATTGGTTACATGGTTTCGCTATGAGGATCAAAAAGAGATGGATGATTGAGTATGGGGAGATGAAAGGCTGTGAGGTGGGGATGTTGAAGTATGCGATGTACAATAACCAGCCCAAAATCACGCTCTTTTGCGATAATCTGGATGTCGTCAAGTGGGTGAATGGCCTCTTGGTTATACCCGACACGCCGGTGCATAATCATGTCAGAAAATTGTTGGTCATAGTCGGGAGAGTCAGAAAGCAGATGGCTGTCAAAGGCACTGTTTTCACTGTTGCTCATGTGTACGGACACTGGAACCAAGTGGAACACAATCTTGCGCAACATGGTATTAGGAAAAGAGTTCACTTCGCAAACTAAGAAACCCCCCAAATGACATTATTAATGAAAATGGAGATTGGTTACATGGTTTCGCTATGAGGATCAAAAAGAGATGGATGATTGAGTATGGGGAGATGAAAGGCTATGAGGTGGGGATGTTGAAGTATGCGATGTACAATAACCAGCCCAAAATCACGCTCTTTTGCGATAATCTGGATGTCGTCAAGTGGGTGAATGACCTCTTGGTTATACCCGACACGCCGGTGCACAATCATGTCAGAAAATTGTTGGTCATAGTCGGGAGAGTCAGAAAGCAGATGGTTGTCAAAGGCAATGTATTCACTGTTGATCATGTGTATGGACACTGGAACCAAGTGGCACACAATCTTGCGCAACATGGTATTAGGAAAAAAGTTGACTTTGCAAACTATGAAAGCCCCCAAATGACATTATTAATGAAAATGGAGATTGGTTACATGGTTTCGCTATGAGGATCAAAAAGAGATGGATGATTGAGTATGGGGAGATGAAAGGTTGTGAGGTGGGGATGTTGAAGTATGCGATGTACAATAACCAGCCCAAAATCACGCTCTTTTGCGATAATCTGGATGTCGTCAAGTGGGTGAATGACCTCTTGGTTATACCCGACACGCTGGTGCACAATCATGTCAGAAAATTGTTGGTCATAGTCGGGAGAGTCAGAAAGCAGATGACTGTCAAAGGCACTGTTTTCACTGTTGCTCATGTGTATGGACACTGGAACCAAGTGGCACACAATCTTGCGCAACATGGTATTAGGAAAAGAGTTCACTTCGCAAACTATGAAACCCCCCAAATGACATTATTAATGAAAATGGAGATTGGTTACATGGTTTCGCTATGAGGATCAAAAAGGGATGGATGATTGAGTATGGGGAGATGAAAGGCTGTGAGGTGGGGATGTTGAAGTATGCGATGTACAATAACCAGCCCAAAATCACGCTCTTTTGCGATAATCTGGATGTCGTCAAGTGGGTGAATTGCCTCTTGGTTATACCCGACACGCCGGTGCTTAATCATGTCAGAAAATTGTTGGTCATAGTCGGGAGAGTCAGAAAGCAAATGGCTGTCAAAGGCACTGTATTCACTGTTGCTCATGTGTATGGACACTGGAACCAAGTGGCACACAATCTTGCGCAACATGGTATTAGGAAAAGAGTTGACTTCGCAAACTATGAAAGCCCCCCAAATGACATTATTAGGGAACAGTTGAAGCTGGACATAGATTCTCTAACACCTAAACCATGAGGTTAGTTTTAGTGTTATTACCAAAATCTCACGATTTTACGCTTCTACACCCCTATTTTAGTGTTATATGCATTGTTCTTGGCTTCTTATTGTTTTCCCCTATGATAACCCTCATTCTTGGCTTCTTTTCGGGTTACAATGTGTAAACTAGGAGCCTTGCAGGATCTTCATGAAGCCCTTCTCCATGAACCTCAAGAATCATGTGTAAATGATTAACTTTTGGAAGGATCCTTGAGGCTTCTAGATGTGTGTACAGCAGCCAAAGATTCTCTATTGCGTACAAAGGAGTGCTTGAGGGAACTTCAATCAATtatgagaagaaaaagaagtgaaGAACTGGGCATCACAGTAGAGGCTAAAAAGTTTTTGAGCTCTAGAAAAGTGGTAAGAAAGGCCATCTTCAAAGCCTTGAGGGATTTGAAGGCTATTGTTAAAAAGGCAACTTGAAAGACCAACAAAGTATGGTCTTGGTTAGTTTGTTAAAAGATGTTGAAGTAGCTGGATTTTATCTCTGGGCCATCAACACAAGGAAAACCAACCAGCTGGTCTTTGGTGCGACTAGCTGATTAACCGGCTGCAAGATGTAAAACTAGCATAAATTATTGAATAACGTAGCCTAAAGCTATGTTTGGAAAAATTGATTATACTTTTTCAAACCACACTTATAATTGTATATCACTTTCACAaactcaatttttatttttcttccctTTTTTTATGAGATCAAGTTTGCCATTATACTTATTCTAATATGTTGCTAATGGTATGGGTATGTACTCGCTTCCTTTTCTGAAGCAACCAATATTATGAGTTCAATTTGGTCTGTGACTATGGTGAGGTGCGGATTAGAGACACAAGatgaattcaattttttttttttcaaagatgtATGGAATAAAACTCATTGTGTTACCAAATGACACTTACAACATGCGGGAATAAATCTTTATGAGTGCTTCCATAATGCACATACACATGAGGAAATGAAAGAACAAGCATGCACACTCAAACTAACATAACTAGTATAAAAACATGATGCAAAACCTAACACTTTGTTTGGTGGAGAGAGGATTGTGAGAGAGAGATGGGAAGGAGAGATAGGGGAGATGGGGAGTTCTCTCCCTTGTATGGTGAAAGAGATATTGAGGTGAGCGAAAGTTAGAAGGTGCCAACTTTTTACCTTTTGTTCTCTTTGCAATTTGCGAAGAGAAAAGGTCATGTTCTTCCTTTTTTGTCGTATCATGTGCAATTGTGACGGTTTTAAACCGCGACTATATTTTATATGTTGTTGTCATGTGTAGTTAGTAGCGGTTTCGAATTGTCACTATTTACCTTCttgacttttaaaaaaatgtttttttaatcaaaatttatttttttctctttcttccacctcattatttTTCATCTATCTCTTTCCCTCATCTCTTTTATACCAAACAACTTCTAAATCTACTCTACTAGTGTTTGCACCCGTGCgtaccaattttttttaaagaaataaaattagttatttacctttttttaactttctttttccttttttttttgtaatcaCTTTTCTGAATGGGCTTTTTTCTAACTTTCTTGATAGCTCGAAACTAAAATACTTAGAaactaaaaaaatcatataaataCTCACCCATAGAAATTACAAAATACATTACTGGTGTGCACGGATAAATTATTCCGTGGCAAAGGGCAGAGAAGGAGGTTGTGGTGAGTGTTTGAGTGATCTGAAGCGGTTCCACCACAGTTGTAAGGTTCCGGCACCTAGAACAAGAGGGTGATGGAGGAGATGATTGAAACTTCCACTTCTATTTTTCTCTCCACCAACCTACTCGAGTTCAATTTTGACATCCAGAATTTGTGTTGATGGTTGAGGAGTGGTGGTTATAGAGTGGGGGACTAAAAATGCAACTGACTAAATGttgtttaattaaattttttttttcagttaaaattaatttagaaatctCATATCATCATTTTTAGTTAGATTTTAGACGAAATTTGAGCAACTGAAATTAAGGATCGATCTTAATTCTTAAAGTTCTCAAATACCAATCATATTAATCCTCAAACATAAGAAGCATTAATTTGTTATTGTTATACTTAGTAACTAAAATTGCGTCCTTACATTCTCAAAGAATGATGCGTCTCAGTCTTAAACTTTTAAAACTTTTCATGGAAAACCttcatttgttttcttataGGCAAAACATCATGATCAGAACTTAGGAACAATGGCACCATAAGCCAAAGAGCATATTCTCTTAATACAGAAGAACCACAACAGTTTCAAAATTATTCCAAGTCAAATATCTCAAAAGTAAGAAGCACCATGTTTAATTAGAGCTTAACAGCAATCATGGTCACAATTTGATTCACAATTCAACTATACAAGTAACGTGTCATCCATTCCTTGAAGCGATTCAACTATACAAGTAACGTGTCATCCATTCCTTGAAGCGAGACCAGGCAAGCTGAACTTCAGCATCATCTTCATCGGGCAATATCATGCTGTCCATAAATGCGTGTCCCTTGCCAGGATATATGTGTACCTCATATGGATATTCAGATTCCTTAAAATTTTCCTCCAATTCCTTCGCAGTCTGAGACATCAAACAATATCATAAAATGACGTTTTCTTGAATCAAAGGATTTTGACTCAGAACATCAAGCATGTGTTCTCTCTAGTCAGAAAACTGCACATAATTAAGAAAGAAACTAGTAGGATTTGGAAGGTACAGAAGCTCCTCCCACACCAACTAGAAAATGAAGTGATATTAATTTGGATAATGTACCggatataatataaataaactGACGAAAGGGAACTCAAGTAAGAGACAAATGGCCAGCAATGTGCGTTGCAAACATACCTTAACATCCGAAAATCCAACAAAATCGTCCAACTCCCCAAAGTGAGCCTGAACAGGAGCACTGGCGTAGCCAGGGTCATCCTGCCGAGGAGGAGAGCCATGAAAAGCTACAATAGCATCAAAAGATGGTGGAAACCGGATAGAGCCGGCAATAGCGAGAGCACCCCCCATACCAAAGCCAGTTACACCAACCTGTTACAATGAAATATCAATTCACATTTGTTTCCGGTTGAAAGCACAATCGACTTACATATTTGGCTTTCCAAGACAATTTAGCAAAGTTGTTGGATTGAGAAAAATCACATTCACATCATCCAATCTAATGGATGAACAAACTCACATTTTCATCACCCAATCTAGTGTGGATGAACAAACACACTATAACCTTTTGCAACATTGGAATGGtgatagaaacaaaaatggCTCTTCAGACACATGTATGTTAACCAGGACAGTGTAGTGGATAGGAAAATTATAAAgcagaataatttttatgaaaaGAGACAAACCTTTTTTGAACCATTGGTTTGAAGCCATGTAGTTGAAGAATCAAGTTTCATCAGAGCTTCATCCCAATCAATTCCATAAAACAGTTGCTGTGCGTAGTTTCCTCCGCACATATCTGGAATAAGAACTTTAAATCCAGGGCCAAGCTGAGAAATCCTCAAAGCATGATTTTTGACATGATAATCCACACCCAACCAGTCCTGAAGCAAAACAATTCCATGAGCGTCGTGCTCACCAACAAGATATCCATCAAATGTCTAATCAttataaacaacaacaacataacaGAAGATTAGCGCGCAATGAAATCAATCAATCTCGTATGAAAAGAGCAAAACAAATGAAACCCATGAGCAAAAATGCATTATGGAAAGAGAATCAATCAGCAGAGTATGAAAGCAAAGAGGGAGACTCACACTTGTTTTCCTTGGAATCTGGATTTTCTGGAAGGGAGCATCGATGTAACGAGCCGAGGAGAAACGAGGAGGAGCAAAGGGTGAAATGGTACGAAGAGGGGATTTAGTCAAGAATCTGGGAGCAACCCTCAACATTCTGAGCCAAGCAGTCTCTCTGAGAACtggatttgccaccccaaccattagatttcacacccatATTTTCGGTttttcaagttccgaattatttcagaatcttagattccgaaattaattcgtgatttgtagtgcaaaatacatgtaacaccctacttttgagtgaaaaaatgcTTCAGAAACcatatttccgaaatatttcggaaactaagtttccgtaagtggggtgacatttctaatgagtgGGGTGTCAAATCTAATGATCAATCTCTCTCACTTAACTACTTATGTATTTAGGTTTGGATTttgaagagagataaaaagaatagacattaaaaatataaaatttgaagtAAAAAGAAAAGTTAGTGAGAAATAACTTCcatgggaattggaatgtgAGATACTCATGTAAATGGCATGCCTGAGAATCTATAACACCCAAGAATAATTTTTCTGAAACTTGTACTTATCTTCCCAACCTTACTTACCCAGGAATGTTTAAAGTTCCCTTCTACCAA
This portion of the Lotus japonicus ecotype B-129 chromosome 3, LjGifu_v1.2 genome encodes:
- the LOC130747106 gene encoding uncharacterized protein LOC130747106 isoform X3, whose translation is MLRVAPRFLTKSPLRTISPFAPPRFSSARYIDAPFQKIQIPRKTSDWLGVDYHVKNHALRISQLGPGFKVLIPDMCGGNYAQQLFYGIDWDEALMKLDSSTTWLQTNGSKKVGVTGFGMGGALAIAGSIRFPPSFDAIVAFHGSPPRQDDPGYASAPVQAHFGELDDFVGFSDVKTAKELEENFKESEYPYEVHIYPGKGHAFMDSMILPDEDDAEVQLAWSRFKEWMTRYLYS
- the LOC130747106 gene encoding uncharacterized protein LOC130747106 isoform X1, which produces MLRVAPRFLTKSPLRTISPFAPPRFSSARYIDAPFQKIQIPRKTSTFDGYLVGEHDAHGIVLLQDWLGVDYHVKNHALRISQLGPGFKVLIPDMCGGNYAQQLFYGIDWDEALMKLDSSTTWLQTNGSKKVGVTGFGMGGALAIAGSIRFPPSFDAIVAFHGSPPRQDDPGYASAPVQAHFGELDDFVGFSDVKTAKELEENFKESEYPYEVHIYPGKGHAFMDSMILPDEDDAEVQLAWSRFKEWMTRYLYS
- the LOC130747106 gene encoding uncharacterized protein LOC130747106 isoform X4, with product MLSCYSNCKAYVKEGIARNLVYPFPALFLDWLGVDYHVKNHALRISQLGPGFKVLIPDMCGGNYAQQLFYGIDWDEALMKLDSSTTWLQTNGSKKVGVTGFGMGGALAIAGSIRFPPSFDAIVAFHGSPPRQDDPGYASAPVQAHFGELDDFVGFSDVKTAKELEENFKESEYPYEVHIYPGKGHAFMDSMILPDEDDAEVQLAWSRFKEWMTRYLYS
- the LOC130747106 gene encoding uncharacterized protein LOC130747106 isoform X2, which codes for MLSCYSNCKAYVKEGIARNLVYPFPALFLTFDGYLVGEHDAHGIVLLQDWLGVDYHVKNHALRISQLGPGFKVLIPDMCGGNYAQQLFYGIDWDEALMKLDSSTTWLQTNGSKKVGVTGFGMGGALAIAGSIRFPPSFDAIVAFHGSPPRQDDPGYASAPVQAHFGELDDFVGFSDVKTAKELEENFKESEYPYEVHIYPGKGHAFMDSMILPDEDDAEVQLAWSRFKEWMTRYLYS
- the LOC130747106 gene encoding uncharacterized protein LOC130747106 isoform X5 — protein: MLRVAPRFLTKSPLRTISPFAPPRFSSARYIDAPFQKIQIPRKTSTFDGYLVGEHDAHGIVLLQDWLGVDYHVKNHALRISQLGPGFKVLIPDMCGGNYAQQLFYGIDWDEALMKLDSSTTWLQTNGSKKVGVTGFGMGGALAIAGSIRFPPSFDAIVAFHGSPPRQDDPGYASAPVQAHFGELDDFVGFSDVKLVWEELLYLPNPTSFFLNYVQFSD